Below is a genomic region from Deinococcus koreensis.
GGCCATCGGCACCGTGAGCGTGCAGGCGGGCGCGAGCCGGGCCTTCACCCTGAGCGGCCCGGCGCTGGACGCAGCCGCCCGCACCGGCCACGGCTACTTCGGCGTCCAGGTCACGGGTGGTCAGGCCCTCCAGGGCGAGTCGCTGAGCCTGACGTCGCTCAAGGCACAGGCGAAGTTCTAGGAACCGCCGGAGGGTCAGAGCCAGCTTCCGGGTAGACCGGACGGGTACAGTCCGCAGCGCAGACTGGACGACTCGTGCTGGGCACGTCTTCCTGAGCACAGCCCATCAGGCGGAAGACTCTTCCTGACCTCGGGGCCGCCCACTCCGGCCGCCCTCCCCCATCCGGGGGACATTGTGGACGCGGTCATCACGCCGGGGGGGCGGGGGGACGCTAGCCTGGGGTGTGCCCCCCCTCTGGTTCCGACCGGCCCGCCGCCCGGCGCTGCGCTCTTTCTCTGTGCGCCGTTTTTCCGTGCGCGCCCTGTGTCTGGGTCTGACCCTGGGCGCGGCCTGGGCGAGCCCCGCCACGGATCTGTATCAGGCGGCGACCGGGCGCGCGCTGCGGGAGTATTACGGCTGGTCGACCGCCGACCTGCCGGCGCTGAGCGAGAAATACCGGGGGATTCTGGAGGAGCGCTGCGCCCCGGCCGGCGACGCCTGCGACTTCGCCACCGCCCGCGGCGTGCTGGGCGACCTGCTGCGCGAATTCGGCGACGCCCACATGGCCGTGCGCGACCCGGAGGCCGCCCTGCGCCTGCAGGAGGTCTCGCAGGATCTGGCGGTGCCCCGCACCGGCGCGCGGGTCGTGCGGGTCGAGGGCGGCCTGCTGGTGGTCTCGCTGATGCCGGGCAGCCCCGCCGAGCAGGGGGGCCTGAAGGTCAACGACCTGCTGACCACCGTGAACGGCGAGGCGGCGGGCAAACGGGGCGCGGTGAACGCGGCGGTCGGCCCGAACGAGTTCATCCGGCTGGAGCGCGCCGGGGCGCCCCTTCAGGTCACGCTCAGGCGGGCCGGGCAGGCGGAGCAGTCCCTGAGCCTGAGCACCCGGATCCTGCAGGCGCGGGACGTGCCGACCCTGGGCTGGGCCGGGCCGGACGGCAGGGTCGCCGTGATCTCCTACCCGACCTTCCTGCCCAGCGACGCCTCCGAACTGTTCCTGGCGCGGCTGCAGGAGGCCAAGGCGGCGGGCGCGCGGGCGCTGGTGGTCGATCTGCGGTTCAACGGCGGGGGCAGCCTGGCCGAGTGCGTGGCGGCGGCCAGCGTGTTCGCGCCCGTGCAGTACCGGATGCAGTTTCGCCAGGGCAGCCAGACCTACCGGGGCCTGAACGGGGCCGAGCCCCGCCCCCTGGATCTGCTTGTGAATGGAGACCGGCCCGGCGTCTGGACCGGCCCGGCCGCGATCCTGGTGGGGCCGAACACCGCGTCCTGCTCGGAGGTCTTCACCTTCTTCGCCCGGCAGGCCGGCGTGCTGGCGGTCGGCGAGGCCACCCGGGGCGTGGGCAACAGCGGCGTGACCTTCGGCCCGCTGCCCGACGGCGGCGTGATGGCGGTGACCATCCTCAGGGCGTTCACGGCCGACGGCCAGCCGCTGCCGGAGCGCATCACGCCGGATGTGCTGGCGCCGCTGGACATCGGCCTGCTGACCACCCAGGGGCGGGACACGACGCTGGAGGCGGCCCTGCAGGCCCTCCAGGCGGGGGCTGCCGACCAGACTCCAGCGGTGGGGGCGCCCTGACGGGGCTTTGTCTCAGGGGCCGTCGGATCGGCCCTCCGTTGAGCAGCGCTACCTCGACCAGCGCTTCATCAGGGTAACGAGCCGCTCCGGGGTCACGTTGCGGAACTCCTGGCCGTCGACGCGCACCAGCGGCGCGTCCTCGGGGCGGATGTCAGGATCGCACTGGGCCAGTGCCAGCTCGACGTTGCCGTCGGCCGTGACCATCCCCGGACTGATCCTCAGGGCGTTCCACACCGCGTCCAGCAGTGCCTCGCGGACTTCGATCGACAGGTGTTCGGTACAGATTTCCAGACGGGTGACGGGCAAGACGCAGCCTCCTTGGTGGCGGGGTCATCCTAGCGGATGAAGCGGGGCTCCATGGGCGCGTTCACCGGACAGGAGCGGCTGGGCGGCTGAACCCGGCAGGCCGGGCGCTCCCGAGGGGGCTATCCTCCGGGGACTGTGCCCCCTTCCCTTCCTCAGCGCCAGACCCTGGCCTCCCCCCGGCCGCCAGCGGCGTCTCTGTCTCCCCTGACCACCTACAGCCCGGCCCAGTCGCGCACGGCTCTGCTGGGCGTGATCGTCACGGTGGTGCTGTGGGGAGCGAACGTCGTGGTTCTCAAGGCCCTGCTGCGCTTCCTGAACGCCGAGACCATCAACGTGGGCCGCTTCCTGATCGCGGGCGGCGTGATGGTGCCGCTGGCCCTGCGGGCGATGGGCGGCTGGCCGCGCTGGGACGCCCGCACCTGGCTCAGTGTGGCCGGCGTGGGGGTGCTCGGCAACACCCTGTTCCAGACCTTCTTCCTGCACGGGATCGCGCTCAGTCCGGCAGGGGTGGCGGGCGTGGTGAACGGCATGGTGCCGGTGCTGGTGCTGCCGCTGGGGCTGCTGTTCGGGCAGCGTTTCACGCGCCGGCAGGTCGCCGGGGTGGCGCTGGCGTTCTGCGGCCTGCTCGGGCTGCTGGCCCTGACCCGGCAGCCCGGCACGGCCGTGACGCTCGCGGGGATGGCGTGGCTGCTGCTCGCGGCGACTGCCTG
It encodes:
- a CDS encoding S41 family peptidase, which produces MRRFSVRALCLGLTLGAAWASPATDLYQAATGRALREYYGWSTADLPALSEKYRGILEERCAPAGDACDFATARGVLGDLLREFGDAHMAVRDPEAALRLQEVSQDLAVPRTGARVVRVEGGLLVVSLMPGSPAEQGGLKVNDLLTTVNGEAAGKRGAVNAAVGPNEFIRLERAGAPLQVTLRRAGQAEQSLSLSTRILQARDVPTLGWAGPDGRVAVISYPTFLPSDASELFLARLQEAKAAGARALVVDLRFNGGGSLAECVAAASVFAPVQYRMQFRQGSQTYRGLNGAEPRPLDLLVNGDRPGVWTGPAAILVGPNTASCSEVFTFFARQAGVLAVGEATRGVGNSGVTFGPLPDGGVMAVTILRAFTADGQPLPERITPDVLAPLDIGLLTTQGRDTTLEAALQALQAGAADQTPAVGAP
- a CDS encoding DMT family transporter → MPPSLPQRQTLASPRPPAASLSPLTTYSPAQSRTALLGVIVTVVLWGANVVVLKALLRFLNAETINVGRFLIAGGVMVPLALRAMGGWPRWDARTWLSVAGVGVLGNTLFQTFFLHGIALSPAGVAGVVNGMVPVLVLPLGLLFGQRFTRRQVAGVALAFCGLLGLLALTRQPGTAVTLAGMAWLLLAATAWALYTVFNRTLSGRVGALPFVAFSLALGCLPYLAFALGHVQISADVPAGAYLGVALSALGANVVAYLAWARGAQVLGAARTSVWNTLAPVIALILSALTLHERLPLSVWLVAGVILSGAALANWPTESGRRAAAPPTAP
- a CDS encoding NAD(P)H-dependent oxidoreductase subunit E; this encodes MPVTRLEICTEHLSIEVREALLDAVWNALRISPGMVTADGNVELALAQCDPDIRPEDAPLVRVDGQEFRNVTPERLVTLMKRWSR